A genomic region of Dehalobacter sp. contains the following coding sequences:
- a CDS encoding TonB-dependent receptor codes for YPRFLIVGGGEQQFYSSTFVMQNASFVRVSNIQLGYTFPKNIVQKIWMSNLYVYVNVKNPFTFDRFREGWDPEMGSGYPSVRYFNAGFNVNF; via the coding sequence TATCCCAGATTTTTGATTGTAGGCGGAGGCGAACAGCAGTTCTACAGCTCCACTTTCGTCATGCAGAATGCCTCTTTTGTAAGAGTTAGTAATATCCAGTTGGGATATACCTTTCCTAAAAATATAGTCCAGAAAATTTGGATGTCAAATCTTTATGTTTATGTAAACGTAAAAAATCCCTTTACTTTCGACCGTTTCAGAGAAGGTTGGGACCCGGAAATGGGTAGCGGATATCCTTCTGTACGATATTTTAATGCGGGTTTTAATGTTAATTTTTAA